One Gloeobacter morelensis MG652769 DNA window includes the following coding sequences:
- the rfbF gene encoding glucose-1-phosphate cytidylyltransferase, which produces MKAVLLAGGLGTRLSEETQIKPKPMVEVGNRPMLWHIMKIYSAHGINDFIICCGYRGHVIKEYFANYFLYESDVTFDIRYNHMEVHCRNAEPWRVTLVDTGEHSMTGGRLRRVREHIGSQTFCFTYGDGVANVDIGAVLALHKASGTLATMTVTRPPGRFGAVCLPQDQTLVSSFQEKPDGDGAYINGGYFVLEPEVIDYIADDTTVWEQEPLTKLAHLGQLSAYRHDGFWQPMDTLRDKRLLEDLWNSGKAPWKVW; this is translated from the coding sequence ATGAAAGCAGTGTTGCTTGCGGGCGGGCTAGGCACCCGCCTGAGCGAGGAGACCCAGATCAAGCCCAAGCCCATGGTCGAGGTCGGCAACCGGCCTATGCTGTGGCACATCATGAAAATCTATTCGGCCCACGGCATCAACGATTTCATCATCTGCTGCGGCTACCGCGGGCACGTCATCAAAGAGTACTTCGCCAACTATTTTTTGTACGAATCGGATGTCACCTTCGACATTCGCTATAACCACATGGAAGTGCACTGCCGCAACGCCGAGCCCTGGCGCGTCACCCTCGTCGATACCGGCGAGCATTCGATGACCGGCGGCCGGTTGCGCCGCGTGCGCGAGCACATCGGCAGTCAAACTTTTTGCTTCACCTACGGCGACGGCGTCGCCAACGTCGACATCGGCGCGGTGCTCGCCCTGCACAAAGCGAGCGGCACGCTGGCCACGATGACGGTCACCCGGCCCCCGGGCCGCTTCGGGGCCGTCTGCCTGCCGCAGGATCAGACCCTGGTCTCCAGTTTCCAGGAGAAGCCCGACGGCGACGGCGCCTATATCAACGGCGGCTATTTTGTGCTGGAGCCGGAGGTCATCGACTATATTGCAGACGACACAACCGTCTGGGAGCAGGAGCCGCTCACCAAACTGGCGCACCTCGGGCAACTTTCGGCTTACCGTCACGACGGTTTCTGGCAACCGATGGACACGCTGCGCGACAAGCGGTTGCTCGAAGATTTGTGGAATTCCGGCAAAGCGCCGTGGAAGGTGTGGTGA
- the lhgO gene encoding L-2-hydroxyglutarate oxidase: MSAFDFAIVGGGIVGLSVGMALTERYPGARLLVLEKESSWASHQTGHNSGVIHSGVYYKPGSLKARFATAGRRAVVEFCQKYGIEYDLCGKVIVATESPELPRLENLLTRGLANGIPVERIGAERLREIEPHVRGLAAIRVPTAGIVNYAQVAAVYARLVAERGGEVRLGTRVLNLAAAADGITLETDRGSFFTRYFINCAGLFCDRVAALCGLATEAKIVPFRGEYYELVPEKRHLCKHLVYPVPNPDFPFLGVHFTRMIDGTVHAGPNAVLALAREGYSWGAINLGDTAEVLAYGGFWKLAARHAGEGFKEIVRSLSKAAFVRSLQQLIPEVQPEDVVPAGSGVRAQALTREGKLVDDFLFAMGPHSLHVLNAPSPAATASIPIGKAVVERLPESVTSRLTLTR, encoded by the coding sequence ATGAGCGCATTCGATTTTGCCATTGTCGGCGGCGGCATCGTCGGGCTCTCGGTGGGCATGGCCCTCACCGAGCGCTACCCCGGTGCCCGCCTGCTGGTGCTCGAAAAAGAATCGTCCTGGGCCAGCCACCAGACCGGCCACAACAGCGGCGTCATCCACTCGGGAGTTTACTACAAACCCGGCAGCCTCAAGGCCCGCTTCGCCACCGCCGGACGCCGCGCGGTGGTCGAGTTTTGCCAGAAGTACGGCATCGAGTACGACCTCTGCGGCAAAGTCATCGTCGCCACCGAATCGCCGGAACTGCCGCGGCTTGAGAATTTGCTTACGCGCGGCCTGGCCAACGGCATCCCCGTCGAGCGCATCGGCGCTGAGCGGCTGCGCGAGATCGAGCCGCACGTGCGGGGGCTCGCCGCCATCCGCGTGCCGACCGCGGGCATCGTCAATTATGCCCAGGTGGCCGCCGTCTACGCGCGCCTCGTCGCTGAGCGCGGCGGCGAGGTGCGGCTGGGCACGCGCGTATTGAATTTGGCCGCCGCCGCCGACGGCATCACCCTGGAGACCGACCGGGGCAGCTTCTTCACCCGCTATTTCATCAACTGCGCAGGGCTTTTTTGCGATCGCGTGGCCGCGTTGTGCGGCCTGGCGACCGAGGCAAAGATTGTCCCCTTTCGCGGCGAGTACTACGAACTGGTCCCCGAGAAGCGCCACTTGTGCAAGCACCTCGTCTACCCGGTGCCCAACCCGGACTTTCCATTTTTGGGGGTGCACTTCACCCGCATGATCGACGGCACCGTCCACGCCGGCCCCAATGCGGTATTGGCGCTGGCGCGCGAGGGCTACTCCTGGGGTGCGATCAACCTGGGCGACACCGCCGAGGTGCTGGCCTACGGCGGTTTCTGGAAACTTGCCGCCCGCCACGCGGGCGAAGGATTTAAAGAAATCGTCCGCTCGCTTTCGAAGGCCGCCTTCGTGCGCTCCTTGCAACAGCTCATTCCGGAGGTACAGCCCGAGGATGTCGTGCCGGCGGGCAGCGGGGTCAGGGCCCAGGCGCTCACCCGCGAAGGCAAGCTGGTGGACGACTTTTTGTTCGCCATGGGCCCCCACTCCCTGCACGTGCTCAACGCACCCTCCCCGGCGGCCACCGCCTCGATTCCGATCGGCAAAGCCGTGGTCGAGCGCCTTCCCGAGTCGGTGACCAGCCGGCTGACCCTGACACGATAG
- a CDS encoding NAD-dependent epimerase/dehydratase family protein: MKILATGTEGYIGTLLGGVLLERGHQVTGLDTGFHKVGWLYNGVRQAPLHLRKDIRHITEEDLRGYDAIVHLAELSNDPVGQLNPTITYDINHIGTIALAKKAKRAGVSRFVYMSSCSVYGAGGDKYSTEESEVNPLTAYARCKILVERDLAPMADENFSPTFLRNATAYGPSPRMRFDLVVNSLAGFAWTAKEIRMESDGTPWRPFVHVLDMCQAIYCALEAPRQVVHNEIFNVGDNAENYQVKDIARIIAETFPGCKLSLGSNPTDRRDYKVCFDKINTQLPGFQCRRNVALGARQLLEIFSKIHMGTELFEFRGHTRLKQIQHLLETGQIDDELFWSEYVSTEQDKSVLIQPVLTAAE; the protein is encoded by the coding sequence ATGAAAATTCTTGCAACCGGTACCGAAGGGTACATCGGCACCCTGCTTGGCGGCGTGCTGCTCGAGCGCGGACACCAGGTCACAGGACTCGACACCGGCTTTCACAAAGTCGGCTGGCTCTACAACGGCGTGCGCCAGGCTCCCCTGCACCTGCGCAAAGACATCCGCCACATCACCGAAGAAGACCTGCGCGGCTACGACGCCATCGTGCATTTGGCCGAACTGTCCAACGACCCGGTCGGCCAGCTCAACCCGACCATCACCTACGACATCAACCACATCGGCACCATCGCACTGGCCAAAAAGGCCAAGCGCGCCGGGGTGAGCCGCTTCGTCTACATGTCCAGCTGCAGCGTCTACGGCGCCGGTGGAGACAAATACAGCACCGAGGAATCGGAAGTCAATCCGCTGACCGCTTATGCGCGCTGCAAAATCTTGGTCGAGCGCGACTTGGCGCCGATGGCGGACGAGAATTTCTCCCCGACGTTTTTGCGCAATGCGACCGCCTACGGTCCTTCGCCGCGCATGCGCTTCGACCTGGTGGTCAACTCGCTGGCCGGTTTTGCCTGGACCGCCAAGGAGATCCGCATGGAGAGCGACGGCACCCCCTGGCGGCCCTTCGTGCACGTGCTCGATATGTGCCAGGCGATTTACTGTGCGCTCGAAGCACCGCGCCAGGTGGTGCACAACGAAATTTTCAACGTCGGGGACAACGCCGAGAACTACCAGGTCAAGGACATCGCGCGGATCATCGCCGAGACTTTCCCGGGGTGCAAGCTGAGTTTGGGTTCCAACCCGACGGACAGGCGCGATTACAAAGTTTGCTTCGACAAAATCAATACCCAACTGCCCGGCTTCCAGTGCCGCCGCAACGTGGCGCTCGGAGCGAGGCAATTACTAGAAATCTTCTCGAAGATCCACATGGGCACGGAGCTGTTCGAGTTTCGCGGCCACACCCGCCTCAAGCAGATCCAGCACCTGCTGGAGACCGGCCAGATCGACGACGAATTGTTCTGGTCCGAGTACGTCAGCACTGAGCAGGACAAAAGCGTACTCATCCAGCCTGTATTGACCGCAGCGGAGTAA
- the rfbC gene encoding dTDP-4-dehydrorhamnose 3,5-epimerase — protein sequence MQFITTKLAGAWIIELERREDERGFFARTFCAREFEAQGLAGTFAQSNLSYNHRAGTLRGMHYQVAPALETKLVRCTRGAIYDVIVDLRPGSRTYLQHIGVELSEDNRRALYVPGLFAHGYQALTDGAEVLYQVGEFYTPGYERGLRYDDPALAIDWPLPVSVLSTKDNGWPLLAPAMQEQH from the coding sequence ATGCAATTTATCACCACCAAACTCGCCGGGGCCTGGATCATCGAACTGGAGCGGCGCGAGGACGAGCGGGGCTTTTTTGCCCGCACCTTCTGCGCGCGCGAGTTCGAAGCGCAAGGCTTGGCGGGCACCTTCGCCCAGAGCAATCTGTCGTACAACCATCGGGCGGGCACCCTGCGCGGCATGCACTACCAGGTGGCCCCCGCCCTCGAGACCAAGCTTGTCCGCTGCACCCGCGGCGCCATCTACGACGTGATCGTCGACCTGCGGCCCGGCTCGCGGACTTACCTGCAGCACATCGGCGTCGAACTGAGCGAAGATAACCGCCGGGCGCTGTACGTGCCGGGCCTGTTCGCCCACGGCTATCAAGCACTCACCGACGGCGCCGAGGTGCTCTATCAGGTGGGTGAATTTTATACCCCAGGTTATGAACGGGGATTGCGCTACGACGACCCGGCCCTGGCCATCGATTGGCCGCTGCCGGTGAGTGTCCTGTCCACCAAAGACAACGGCTGGCCCTTGCTGGCCCCCGCTATGCAGGAGCAGCACTAG
- a CDS encoding NAD(P)H-dependent oxidoreductase, which translates to MILIDKALQLRAERRQPVRVAMVGAGFMGLGIAKQIVQFVPGMELVAIAGRRLESAAHVYRQAGLEEVVPVETAAQLERAIAEGRPAVTDDPLLLCAADNVDAILEVTGSVEYAAQVTLAAFAHGKHVVLMNAELDGTLGPILKRYADRAGVVYTACDGDQPGVQMNLWRFVRSMGLTPLVCGNVKGLHDPYRNPTTQEAFARRWGQKPHMVTSFADGTKISFEQAIVANATGMGVAKRGMLGYEHRGHVDELTRVYDIAQLKAWGGIVDYVVGASPGPGVFVLAGCDDPTQRHYLNLYKLGEGPLYSFYTPYHLCHFEVPFSVARAVLFADAVLAPLGAPVVEVVTTAKRSLQAGETLDGIGHYMSYGQCENAEAAAAGRLLPMGLAEGCRLRRDIAQDQLLRYDDVVLPAGRLCDRLRAEQDACFERSAVPLAAC; encoded by the coding sequence ATGATTCTTATCGACAAAGCTCTACAGTTGCGCGCCGAGCGCCGCCAGCCCGTGCGCGTCGCCATGGTCGGCGCCGGGTTTATGGGGCTGGGCATCGCCAAACAGATCGTCCAATTTGTCCCGGGTATGGAACTGGTGGCCATCGCCGGCCGCCGCCTCGAAAGTGCGGCGCACGTGTACCGGCAGGCAGGCCTTGAGGAGGTGGTGCCGGTCGAGACGGCCGCCCAGCTCGAACGCGCGATCGCCGAGGGCCGACCCGCCGTCACCGACGACCCGCTCCTGCTGTGTGCAGCGGACAACGTCGACGCCATCCTCGAAGTCACCGGCTCCGTCGAGTACGCCGCGCAGGTGACGCTCGCCGCCTTCGCCCACGGCAAACACGTCGTCTTGATGAATGCCGAACTCGACGGCACCCTTGGGCCGATCCTCAAGCGCTACGCCGATCGGGCGGGCGTCGTCTACACCGCTTGCGACGGCGATCAGCCTGGCGTCCAGATGAATCTGTGGCGCTTCGTGCGCTCGATGGGCCTGACTCCCCTCGTCTGCGGCAACGTCAAAGGCCTGCACGACCCCTACCGCAACCCCACCACCCAGGAGGCCTTCGCCCGCCGCTGGGGCCAAAAACCGCACATGGTCACCAGCTTTGCCGACGGCACCAAGATTTCTTTCGAGCAGGCGATCGTCGCCAACGCCACCGGCATGGGCGTGGCGAAGCGGGGCATGCTCGGCTACGAGCACCGGGGCCATGTCGACGAGCTGACCCGGGTTTACGATATTGCCCAGCTCAAAGCCTGGGGAGGGATCGTCGATTACGTAGTCGGCGCTTCCCCCGGTCCGGGGGTGTTCGTGCTGGCCGGCTGCGACGACCCGACCCAGCGGCACTACCTGAACCTGTACAAGCTGGGGGAGGGGCCGCTGTACAGCTTCTACACGCCCTATCACCTGTGCCACTTCGAGGTGCCCTTCTCGGTGGCGCGGGCGGTGCTGTTCGCGGACGCCGTGCTTGCCCCCCTCGGCGCGCCGGTGGTGGAGGTGGTGACGACGGCCAAGCGCTCGCTGCAGGCTGGGGAAACCCTGGATGGCATCGGTCACTACATGAGTTACGGCCAGTGCGAGAACGCCGAAGCGGCGGCGGCCGGGCGACTGCTGCCGATGGGGCTGGCCGAGGGTTGCCGCCTGCGGCGCGACATCGCCCAAGACCAGCTACTGCGCTACGACGATGTCGTGTTGCCTGCGGGGCGACTTTGCGATCGGCTGCGGGCGGAGCAGGACGCCTGCTTCGAGCGGTCGGCGGTGCCCCTGGCCGCCTGCTAG
- a CDS encoding NAD(P)H-dependent oxidoreductase: MIIIDSMLERRQSEGRPIRVGMVGAGFAGRGLAMQMVTSIVGMQLVAIANRTLDGAKRAYREAGVEQVRTVETTGQLETAVAEGHYAVTDDPFLLCEAVNIDAIVEITGEVEFGARVILKAIEHGKHVILMNAELDATLGPVLKAYADRAGVVFTNADGDQPGVIMNLFRYVRTLGFKPLLCGNIKSLLDCRRTPETQKAWAEANFQRTKMVTSFADGTKIAMEMCTVANATGMGVGKRGMYGPTAGHVDEAPGLFDLDELMRGGLVDYLLGAQPSFGVFVLGYSENPLKQRYMRFYKMGDGPVYTFYTPFHLSPLEAPLTVARAVLLGDAAVVPIGEPVCEVIAQAKRPLGAGETLDGIGGFTCYGMLENARTARAENLLPMGLTDGCRLLRDIAIDQPITFADVELPANRLSDRLYREQSVALAARRTLQPAE, encoded by the coding sequence GTGATTATTATCGATTCGATGCTTGAGCGTCGCCAATCGGAAGGCAGGCCCATCCGTGTCGGCATGGTCGGCGCCGGTTTTGCCGGCCGCGGTCTGGCGATGCAGATGGTCACCTCGATAGTCGGCATGCAGCTGGTGGCCATCGCCAACCGCACCCTCGACGGGGCCAAGCGCGCCTACCGCGAGGCGGGCGTGGAGCAGGTGCGCACCGTCGAGACCACCGGCCAGTTGGAGACGGCCGTCGCCGAGGGGCACTACGCCGTCACCGACGACCCGTTCTTGCTGTGCGAGGCGGTCAACATCGACGCTATCGTCGAAATCACCGGCGAGGTCGAATTTGGCGCCCGGGTGATCTTGAAGGCGATCGAGCACGGCAAGCACGTCATTTTGATGAACGCCGAACTGGATGCCACCCTGGGGCCGGTGCTCAAAGCCTACGCCGACCGGGCGGGCGTGGTGTTCACCAACGCCGACGGCGACCAGCCGGGGGTGATCATGAACCTGTTTCGCTATGTGCGGACGCTTGGCTTCAAGCCTCTGCTATGCGGCAACATCAAGAGCCTGCTCGACTGCCGGCGCACCCCCGAGACCCAAAAAGCCTGGGCTGAGGCCAACTTCCAGCGCACGAAAATGGTCACCTCCTTTGCCGACGGCACCAAGATCGCCATGGAGATGTGCACGGTGGCCAACGCCACCGGCATGGGCGTCGGCAAGCGCGGCATGTACGGACCCACCGCCGGCCACGTCGATGAAGCCCCCGGTCTGTTTGACCTTGATGAGCTGATGCGCGGCGGTCTGGTGGACTATCTCCTGGGTGCCCAACCGAGTTTTGGGGTGTTCGTGCTCGGTTACAGCGAGAACCCGCTCAAGCAGCGCTATATGCGCTTCTACAAGATGGGCGATGGGCCGGTCTATACGTTCTACACGCCCTTTCACCTGAGCCCGCTGGAAGCACCTTTGACGGTGGCGCGGGCGGTGCTGCTGGGCGACGCGGCTGTCGTCCCCATCGGCGAACCGGTCTGCGAAGTGATCGCCCAGGCGAAACGGCCGCTGGGAGCCGGTGAGACCCTGGACGGCATCGGCGGTTTCACCTGCTACGGAATGCTCGAAAATGCCCGCACAGCCCGCGCCGAGAACCTGCTGCCGATGGGCCTCACCGACGGCTGCCGGCTTTTGCGCGACATCGCCATCGACCAGCCCATTACCTTTGCGGATGTGGAGTTGCCCGCGAACCGCTTGAGCGACCGGCTCTACCGCGAGCAAAGCGTCGCCCTTGCCGCCCGGCGCACGCTGCAGCCTGCCGAGTAG
- a CDS encoding GumC family protein, producing MTTLSSILAAFQRHWLWATLAFCAVLGSALAVGFVTTPIYKSQMRFIFLDNSPRMQMLEGFAEGGPFTRTSDPLENKMELVKTHAILNTAIDKYKLRNPATGEAFTPDELRSGLAIESVLGTDMVDMAFTNTDPQIARSVVTALAQTLIDDTIASNRARATTLREFIENKLPGVERKLKDSERRRQQYQKQSGSVEVTVEAQAAVRELGELEATSRRLQATNGSLNSQIAQLRRQLGGKSTQQAVTDVAVSADPDLQANRRALADLDAEIARQSAQLGERHPQMINLREQQKELNRLIASRVKALGGSRTGAVDPVSQTITGQMADLEARLSGGRQELASVEASIGRYRGRLATLPERQVTLAQLDRQVQLESASYNLLASRLEEAKIAEAQSFANVRVVDPASEPEKPVWPNFPLLAVAGTMLGLGAASGIIALLEAGRKSINSQQMQDLLQVPVLASLPLLESSSERLIHAWNRESYRMLCMNLRFLVPGAPGKAAVIVVSSAVANEGKSTVATNLARAMARAGRRTLIVDADLVRPSLSETFGLEGRGGLAEWLFHRPSAGSVVNYVQQTAVSNLDVLGAGSLQLPDSGSLLDEEVVDALIGALEPHYEQIIIDTPPMAGYAHGHSLAARSEGVLLVLRPGHADIEHLKLLKQTLDRNRIPLLGTVFNGIDAAEDASVGYYYDRTSKPRKQLLLPE from the coding sequence ATGACCACACTCTCATCGATCCTGGCGGCCTTTCAGCGCCACTGGCTCTGGGCTACGCTCGCCTTCTGCGCGGTATTGGGTTCGGCGTTGGCGGTCGGCTTTGTCACCACACCGATTTACAAGTCCCAGATGCGGTTCATTTTCCTCGACAACTCCCCGCGCATGCAAATGCTCGAAGGCTTCGCCGAGGGTGGTCCCTTTACCCGCACCAGCGATCCGCTCGAGAACAAGATGGAGTTGGTCAAGACCCATGCCATCTTGAACACGGCGATCGACAAGTACAAGCTTCGCAACCCGGCCACCGGTGAAGCGTTCACCCCCGACGAGTTGCGCTCGGGACTCGCCATCGAAAGCGTCCTGGGTACCGACATGGTGGACATGGCCTTCACCAACACCGACCCCCAGATTGCCCGCAGCGTCGTCACCGCCCTTGCCCAGACGCTCATCGACGACACGATCGCAAGCAACCGCGCCCGGGCTACGACGCTGCGCGAATTTATCGAAAACAAACTGCCCGGGGTCGAGCGCAAGCTCAAAGACAGCGAGCGGCGCCGCCAGCAGTACCAGAAGCAGTCGGGCTCGGTGGAAGTTACCGTCGAAGCACAGGCGGCCGTGCGCGAACTGGGGGAACTGGAGGCTACCAGCCGCCGCCTGCAGGCGACCAATGGCTCCTTGAATTCACAAATCGCCCAACTGCGGCGCCAACTGGGGGGCAAGTCCACCCAGCAGGCGGTGACCGATGTGGCGGTGAGCGCCGATCCGGACCTGCAGGCCAACCGGCGCGCCCTGGCGGACCTCGACGCCGAGATTGCCCGCCAGAGTGCCCAGCTGGGCGAGCGCCACCCCCAGATGATCAACCTGCGCGAGCAGCAAAAAGAACTCAACCGGCTCATCGCCAGCCGGGTCAAAGCCCTGGGCGGCAGCCGCACCGGTGCGGTCGACCCGGTCTCCCAGACGATCACCGGTCAAATGGCCGACCTCGAAGCGCGTCTGAGCGGCGGCCGCCAGGAACTGGCGAGTGTCGAAGCCTCGATTGGCCGCTACCGGGGCCGCCTGGCGACCTTGCCGGAGCGGCAGGTGACCCTGGCCCAGCTCGACCGCCAGGTGCAGCTTGAAAGTGCTTCCTACAATCTGCTCGCCAGCCGCCTGGAGGAAGCCAAGATCGCCGAGGCCCAAAGTTTTGCCAACGTGCGCGTCGTCGATCCGGCGAGCGAACCGGAAAAACCGGTCTGGCCCAACTTCCCGCTGCTGGCGGTGGCGGGCACCATGCTGGGCCTGGGGGCCGCCTCCGGGATTATCGCTTTGCTGGAAGCGGGCCGCAAGAGCATCAACTCCCAGCAGATGCAAGATCTGCTGCAGGTGCCGGTGCTCGCCTCGCTGCCGCTGCTGGAATCTTCGTCGGAGCGGCTTATCCACGCCTGGAACCGCGAGAGCTACCGGATGCTGTGCATGAACTTGCGCTTTCTGGTACCCGGTGCCCCCGGCAAAGCGGCGGTGATCGTGGTCAGTTCAGCGGTGGCCAACGAAGGCAAGTCCACCGTCGCCACCAATCTGGCCCGGGCGATGGCCCGCGCCGGCAGGCGTACACTTATCGTCGACGCCGACCTGGTGCGCCCGAGCCTCAGTGAGACTTTCGGCCTGGAGGGTCGGGGGGGGCTTGCCGAGTGGCTCTTCCATCGCCCCAGCGCCGGCAGCGTCGTCAACTACGTGCAGCAGACGGCGGTGAGCAACCTCGATGTGCTCGGGGCGGGCAGCCTGCAGTTGCCCGACTCCGGAAGCCTGCTCGACGAGGAGGTGGTCGACGCGCTCATCGGTGCACTGGAGCCCCACTACGAGCAGATCATCATCGACACGCCGCCCATGGCCGGTTACGCCCACGGCCACAGCCTCGCGGCCCGCTCCGAGGGGGTGCTGCTGGTCCTCAGGCCCGGCCACGCCGACATCGAGCACCTCAAACTGCTCAAGCAGACCCTCGACCGCAACCGCATTCCGCTGCTCGGCACCGTCTTCAACGGCATCGACGCCGCCGAGGACGCGTCGGTGGGCTACTACTACGACCGCACCAGCAAGCCCAGAAAACAGCTGCTTCTTCCCGAATGA
- a CDS encoding polysaccharide biosynthesis/export family protein, with the protein MKKTFWLSLSLACTAALGVALPAPAQQAAAPVASFDASVTNQGYRLRSGDQIRIDVLGFADLSREQTILPDGTINIMYVGAVRAAGRTPEDLSEHLRSQFTGILKKPVIAVSVTETRPLQVNVVGEVMRPGPQVFLPQTGTMAAGGTQGGLTRRVGVERISNAIALAGGVTHRADVRQVTLIRQLPDSDQKETVNLWEALQTGDFRRDLTLTDGDTIQVPALPADDKITEDMAQQVATSSLAPRTINVQVAGEVKRPGAVEIDPRSGLLNAISAAGGATNEANLEDISLARMLPNGRIERVALNLNKVSDGSQKIQVRNGDVVFVGRGGSFAAADQSRAFLGPLGDILRIFTFPFRFF; encoded by the coding sequence ATGAAAAAAACCTTTTGGTTGTCCTTGAGCCTCGCCTGCACCGCCGCCCTGGGGGTGGCCCTACCCGCCCCGGCCCAGCAGGCGGCCGCCCCGGTGGCGAGCTTCGACGCATCGGTAACCAACCAGGGCTACCGCCTGCGCTCCGGCGATCAGATCCGCATCGACGTGCTGGGCTTTGCGGATCTTTCGCGCGAGCAGACGATTTTGCCCGACGGCACGATCAACATCATGTACGTGGGCGCGGTGCGCGCCGCCGGGCGCACCCCGGAGGATCTATCCGAGCATCTGCGCAGCCAGTTCACCGGCATCCTCAAAAAACCGGTGATCGCCGTGTCGGTGACGGAGACGCGGCCCCTGCAGGTCAACGTCGTGGGCGAGGTGATGCGCCCCGGCCCGCAGGTGTTCTTGCCCCAGACCGGCACTATGGCGGCGGGCGGTACCCAGGGCGGCCTCACCCGGCGGGTAGGCGTCGAGCGCATCTCCAACGCCATTGCCCTGGCCGGCGGCGTCACCCACCGCGCCGACGTGCGCCAGGTCACCCTGATTCGCCAGCTGCCGGACAGTGATCAAAAAGAGACCGTCAACCTCTGGGAGGCGCTGCAGACCGGCGATTTCCGGCGCGATCTGACCCTCACCGACGGCGACACCATCCAGGTGCCCGCCCTGCCCGCGGACGACAAAATTACCGAGGACATGGCCCAGCAGGTGGCTACCTCCTCGCTGGCCCCCCGGACCATCAATGTACAGGTGGCAGGGGAGGTGAAGCGCCCCGGTGCGGTCGAGATCGACCCGCGCTCGGGCCTGCTCAACGCCATCTCCGCGGCGGGCGGCGCCACCAACGAAGCCAACCTCGAGGATATCTCGCTGGCCCGCATGCTCCCCAACGGTCGCATCGAGCGCGTCGCCCTCAACCTCAACAAAGTCTCCGACGGCAGCCAAAAAATCCAGGTGCGCAACGGCGACGTTGTCTTCGTCGGCCGTGGCGGCAGCTTTGCCGCCGCCGATCAGTCCCGCGCGTTTTTGGGACCGCTGGGCGACATACTGCGCATCTTCACCTTCCCGTTCCGCTTTTTCTAG
- a CDS encoding sugar phosphate nucleotidyltransferase, translated as MKAFILAAGKGTRLRPLTNLVPKPLVPVLNRPVMGRMLDLCREHGFCEAMANLHYQGEKIERAFGDGCEYGVDLAYSHETQLLGTAGGVRRQAAYLQGGTFVVTSADVVTDLDFSELLAFHRTRGALATIATTVVSDPSRFGVLVCDPDGRVRSFQEKPAPGTARSNLVNMGIYMLEPEIFDFIPAGEEFDFGSQLFPILVAKGAPIYALETKAYWSDIGTLSQYLHTHWDLLSQPGLQSRIGRHTVIEPGARISPTALVGDHCYIHSTAIVEGNSCIGDGTILNHGARVLDSVVWSAAAFRLSVADTVVRSVRADDCCIAIS; from the coding sequence ATGAAAGCCTTCATCCTGGCGGCGGGCAAGGGAACCCGCCTGCGTCCGCTCACCAACCTGGTGCCCAAACCCCTGGTCCCCGTACTCAACCGGCCGGTGATGGGTCGCATGCTCGATCTGTGCCGCGAGCACGGCTTCTGTGAAGCGATGGCCAACTTACACTATCAGGGCGAAAAGATCGAGCGGGCCTTTGGCGACGGCTGCGAGTACGGCGTCGATCTCGCCTACTCCCATGAGACGCAGCTGTTGGGCACCGCGGGCGGGGTGCGCCGTCAGGCGGCTTACCTGCAGGGTGGCACCTTCGTGGTCACCTCGGCGGACGTGGTGACCGATCTGGATTTTTCCGAACTGTTGGCTTTTCACCGCACCCGGGGGGCGCTAGCTACCATCGCCACCACGGTGGTGAGCGACCCATCGCGCTTTGGGGTGCTGGTGTGCGACCCGGACGGGCGCGTGCGCTCCTTTCAAGAAAAACCCGCCCCCGGCACCGCGCGCTCGAATCTGGTCAACATGGGTATCTACATGCTCGAACCGGAAATTTTTGATTTCATTCCCGCTGGGGAAGAATTCGACTTCGGCTCGCAACTGTTTCCAATACTGGTGGCCAAAGGAGCGCCCATCTACGCGCTGGAGACCAAAGCCTACTGGTCAGACATCGGCACCCTCAGCCAGTACCTGCACACCCACTGGGATCTGTTGAGCCAACCGGGGCTGCAGTCGCGCATCGGCCGCCACACGGTCATCGAGCCGGGGGCGCGCATCTCGCCCACTGCCCTGGTGGGGGATCACTGCTACATCCACTCCACCGCCATCGTCGAGGGCAACTCCTGCATCGGCGACGGCACCATCCTCAATCACGGCGCCCGGGTGCTCGACTCGGTGGTCTGGTCGGCGGCAGCCTTTCGCCTGAGCGTCGCCGATACGGTTGTGCGCTCGGTGCGCGCCGACGATTGCTGCATCGCCATTAGCTAG